In one Carassius carassius chromosome 14, fCarCar2.1, whole genome shotgun sequence genomic region, the following are encoded:
- the LOC132156869 gene encoding pecanex-like protein 1 isoform X2: MGSQTLQILRQGVWASVTGGWYYDPHQNTFVNALHLYLWLLLLCIPFTLYMALPPTMVIVGMYCGVIAGMFALLKAVNYRLHTALDAGEVVELRGKGSEGRGQGAERQREGTGTQQDDSNRPGDPGGGIEMSDFAQEETPPVDCSSRNSYVGMDSNHQITSHGGSVTTKRAGVVKAPDDISLSLAQSCSQDQDLMSDQKMFCLVSNDSFASMQPSTSLAQDLYGSTPHPFSQSLSSCDTEITAHLSTHSQSFRKESSRPRRLPRTSSSAGSAFPDPSLPEFSLYPPPRRGGLDPVCEMEASRSQRATESSEQPDSGIPSTSGTECHRYHPKEHCRISQSFSREIGEGGSGLYQLERVQGGQERKGGQSAESLRSLSTRSSGSTESYCSGTDRDTNSTLSSLHSEQTSSTHVESLLSLSGDEKVNAGHADPRNSNVASGEANKNPHANELATKLPIGDAPKPVNSEGQQGEGTVEAASRTSVDVSAGLSHQHQEAELDKRLPKTANLVHRAASSSAASRSGRRRNSKQRASSFDASRHREYICRRGMAKPRSAVFMKGEEDSSDQSELSCASSLHSTHQLSTDSSSSTPHFCPSPEDRRGPSQRAKANDAQTYGQKDKEKEREKDKEKGKRKVWRRTPSTGSAKTHARVLSLDSSTTACLNDPHHLGAPASSRLLTTSKSDLEAKEGEVLDAASLLGRASQIESVTRSRNSLPCPISLSHTQDATTGSRAPGNDDTVKFRRERSTFRRQAVRRRHNAGSNSTPPNSLIGSPLSLQEALSQVSQASGSQVRGQPSRTPSQVTVLSTSTSLLVRNGSAQLEGCLDKVSTVGMASLQDDFGKLTPPLYEVGGCDMSLVNFEPATRRASNNLWETDSHLSSSTSVRFYPHDLMRLNRLLSMDPELLEQHDVDGGPDLQEAPHRSQDSTHNHTHSHTHPHKIKQYYRLWLLPYLWVGMHFDRLTLLALFDRNREVLENVLSVALAVLVAFLGSVLLVNGFFTDIWVFQFCLVIASCQYSLLKSVQPDSSSPRHGHNRIIAYSRPVYFCLCCGLIWLLHYGSVNSSSTAVSLYGVTFTSSVLLSQARNLLIVFILCFPIIFFIGLLPQINTFVMYLLEQLDIHVFGGNACTSLLSALYSVVRSIITIAMLYGFCYGALKDSWDPKHIPVLFSVFCGLLVAVSYHLSRQSSDPSVLISLVQSKVFPNVKEKNPEDPLYEVQDPLPEKLRSSVNERLQSDVIVCLVIAILYFAIHVSTVFIALQPFLSYVLYGLVGAVGLLTHYLLPQMRKQLPWYCFSHPLLKTREYYQFEIRGAAHVMWFERTHVWLLFVEKNILYPLVVLNELSGSAQELASPRKLNTEVGALVITIAGLKLLRSSFSSPTYQYVTVLFTVLFFTFDYRQLSETLLLDLFVMSIIFSKLWELFYKLKFVYTYIAPWQITWGSAFHAFAQPFAVPHSAMLFVQAIVSAVFSTPLNPFLGSAIFISSYVRPVRFWEREYNTKRVDHSNTRLASQLDRNPGSDDNNLNSIFYEHLTRSLQHSLCGDLQLGRWGNYSTGDCFILASDYLNALVHLVEIGNGLITFQLRGLEFRGTYCQQREVEAITEGVEEDESCCCCEPGHLPHLLSFNAAFGQRWLAWEVLVTKYALEGYSITDNSAASMLQVFDLRRILTTYYVKGIIYYVIASPTLEEWLANEALLEGLKSCGERNYVDLDPTFNPNIDEDYDHRLAGISRDSFCSIYLSWIQYCNSQREKPLDSEKDSALVLLCYGLCVLGRRALGTASHHMSSNLESFLYGLHALFKGDFRISSVRDEWIFTDMELLRKVVVPAIRMSLKLHQDHFTSPDEYEESSVLFEAISSHEQTLVIAHEGDPAWRSAVLSNSPSLLALRHVLDEGTNEYKIIMLNRRYLSFRVIKVNKECVRGLWAGQQQELVFLRNRNPERGSIQNAKQALRNMINSSCDQPIGYPIYVSPLTTSYCNTHPQLGHILGGPISIANIRNFIVNTWHRLRKGCGAGCNSGGNVEDCDAGGLSSGSGNSGNSRTAASDSQHSSGPTALHAYTAHSLGTSQSSQSVQSGLVRQSPARASVISQSSSYRHSSSRQSSLRTSVTGLEPCRRSSSSQLSLRTLPTSLQLRLGTNASAANPDPPGPSSSLSAYSIPPCKRHAHTLASLLGNEALGLGTDNHPHPHHHLHYIHHHHHNPSLSCLRRDDISYRVQIVDVSQVLDVMNHPKRKELVWPDDSMRQRSGRNFWRDWGPLEGMEGHVVHRWVPCSRDPVSRSHIDKTILLVQVDDKLVPIIETGVIELGAEV; encoded by the exons ATGGGGTCGCAGACCCTCCAAATCCTGCGGCAGGGCGTGTGGGCGTCGGTGACGGGAGGATGGTACTATGACCCCCACCAGAACACCTTCGTGAACGCACTTCACCTTTACCTGTGGCTGCTGCTGCTCTGCATCCCGTTCACGCTCTACATG gCCTTGCCCCCCACGATGGTGATTGTGGGTATGTACTGCGGGGTGATAGCAGGTATGTTTGCGCTGCTGAAGGCAGTGAATTATCGCCTGCACACTGCGCTGGATGCGGGGGAGGTGGTGGAGCTGCGGGGCAAAGGGAGCGAGGGACGGGGCCAGGGGGCAGAGCGCCAACGTGAGGGTACCGGCACCCAGCAGGACGACTCAAACAGGCCTGG ggatccagggggtggaatAGAGATGTCTGATTTTGCACAGGAGGAGACGCCACCGGTCGACTGCAGTTCAAGGAACTCTTACGTAGGAATGGACTCGAACCATCAG ATAACATCCCATGGAGGATCAGTCACAACCAAAC GGGCAGGTGTAGTAAAGGCTCCTGATGACATCAGTTTGAGTTTGGCTCAGAGTTGCAGTCAAGACCAAG ATTTGATGTCAGACCAAAAGATGTTCTGCCTCGTCTCCAATGACTCTTTTGCCTCCATGCAGCCATCAACCTCATTGGCTCAGGACCTTTATGGCTCCACCCCTCACCCTTTTAGTCAGTCCCTGTCCTCTTGTGACACCGAAATTACTGCCCATCTTTCCACCCACTCACAGTCTTTCCGGAAAGAGTCATCTCGACCTCGGAGATTGCCTCGCACCTCAAGTTCTGCGGGATCTGCTTTTCCAGATCCTTCTCTGCCCGAGTTCAGCCTGTACCCTCCACCCCGTCGGGGAGGACTGGATCCTGTCTGTGAAATGGAGGCCTCCAGGTCACAGAGGGCGACAGAGAGCTCAGAGCAGCCAGACTCTGGGATTCCCAGCACTTCAGGAACAGAGTGTCACAGATATCATCCAAAGGAACACTGCAGGATATCACAGTCTTTCTCCCGAGAGATAGGGGAAGGGGGATCTGGGTTGTATCAATTGGAGAGGGTACAAGGGGGTCAGGAAAGAAAAGGTGGACAGAGTGCTGAAAGTTTGCGGAGTTTAAGTACACGCAGTAGCGGCTCCACTGAGAGCTACTGCAGTGGGACAGACCGGGATACCAACAGTACTTTGAGTAGCCTGCACAGCGAGCAAACCAGCTCCACGCACGTAGAGAGCCTGCTGTCGCTGTCTGGGGATGAGAAGGTAAATGCGGGACATGCTGACCCGCGTAACTCTAATGTGGCCTCGGGGGAGGCTAATAAAAACCCACATGCCAATGAACTTGCTACCAAATTGCCCATTGGTGATGCTCCCAAACCCGTGAACTCAGAGGGCCAACAGGGGGAGGGAACTGTGGAGGCAGCATCAAGGACTAGCGTAGATGTCTCAGCTGGTTTGTCCCACCAGCACCAGGAGGCAGAACTAGACAAAAGGCTGCCAAAAACAGCCAATCTCGTTCACCGGGCTGCCTCCTCATCCGCTGCCAGCCGTAGTGGTCGGCGACGAAACAGTAAGCAGCGAGCAAGCAGTTTTGACGCCAGCAGACACCGGGAATACATTTGCAGACGTGGCATGGCAAAGCCTCGCTCTGCTGTGTTCATGAAAGGAGAGGAAGACTCCAGTGATCAGAGTGAACTTAGTTGTGCCTCCAGCCTACACTCCACCCACCAGCTCAGCACAGACTCCTCATCCAGCACACCCCACTTCTGCCCCTCTCCCGAGGATCGTCGTGGCCCTTCTCAACGGGCCAAAGCGAACGATGCGCAAACCTACGGTCAGAAGGACAAAGAAAAAGAACGGGAGAAAGACAAGGAGAAGGGCAAGCGCAAAGTTTGGCGACGCACTCCGAGTACAGGCAGCGCCAAAACTCATGCCCGGGTCTTGAGCCTGGACAGCAGCACTACTGCTTGCCTTAATGACCCCCACCATTTGGGGGCACCAGCAAGTTCCAGACTCCTTACCACCTCCAAGTCGGACCTAGAGGCAAAAGAGGGGGAGGTGTTGGATGCGGCATCCCTGCTGGGAAGAGCCTCTCAGATTGAGTCAGTGACCCGGTCGAGAAACAGTCTGCCTTGCCCTATTTCTCTTAGTCACACACAAGACGCAACCACAGGATCTCGAG CCCCAGGGAACGATGACACAGTCAAATTTCGCCGAGAGCGTAGTACGTTTCGTCGTCAAGCGGTGCGTAGACGGCACAATGCAGGAAGTAACTCCACCCCCCCCAACTCTCTCATCGGATCCCCGCTCAG TCTGCAGGAAGCTCTGAGTCAGGTATCTCAAGCTTCAGGGTCACAGGTCAGAGGTCAGCCATCCCGTACGCCATCTCAGGTGACGGTATTGAGCACTAGCACCTCCCTGCTGGTCAGGAATGGAAGTGCGCAACTGGAGGGCTGTCTGGATAAGGTGTCTACAGTGGGCATGGCCAGCCTGCAGGACGACTTTG GGAAGCTGACCCCACCTCTCTATGAGGTCGGAGGATGTGACATGTCCCTGGTGAACTTTGAACCTGCAACCAGACGAGCATCCAACAACCTCTG GGAAACAGACTCCCACCTCTCCAGTTCTACCTCAGTTCGTTTTTACCCTCATGACCTG ATGCGTCTGAATCGTTTGCTGTCCATGGACCCAGAGCTGTTGGAACAGCACGATGTGGACGGGGGTCCTGACCTTCAGGAGGCTCCACACCGCTCGCAGGACTCcacacataatcacacacactcacacacgcatccACACAAAATCAAGCAGTACTACCGCCTGTGGCTGCTGCCGTACTTGTGGGTCGGGATGCACTTTGACAGACTCACACTACTTGCCCTCTTCGAcag GAACCGAGAGGTTCTGGAGAATGTGCTCTCAGTGGCTCTGGCGGTTCTTGTGGCCTTCCTGGGTTCTGTGCTGCTAGTTAATGGATTCTTCACTGACATTTGGGTCTTTCAGTTCTGCCTCGTTATTGCCAGTTGCCAGTACTCATTGCTGAAG AGTGTCCAACCCGACTCTTCATCACCCCGACAT GGTCATAATCGAATCATCGCTTACAGCAGGCCTGTGTATTTCTGTCTGTGCTGTGGGCTGATTTGGCTGTTGCACTATGGGAGTGTAAACAGCAGCTCCACTGCAGTGTCTCTGTATGGAGTCACTTTCACCAGCTCTGTCCTGCTGTCTCAGGCACGCAATCTCCTCATTG ttttCATCCTGTGCTTTCccatcatcttcttcattggGCTGCTTCCTCAGATTAACACTTTCGTCATGTACCTGCTTGAGCAACTTGACATTCATGTCTTCGGAGGAAATG CATGCACCAGTTTGCTTTCAGCGCTCTATAGTGTTGTGCGCAGCATCATCACCATAGCGATGCTTTATGGGTTCTGCTATGGCGCCCTAAAG GACTCGTGGGATCCTAAGCACATTCCTGtgcttttctcagtattttgtgGGCTGCTGGTTGCTGTTTCATACCATCTCAGCCGCCAAAGCAGTGACCCCTCTGTTCTCAT TTCATTAGTGCAATCCAAAGTCTTCCCTAATGTGAAAGAGAAAAATCCAGAGGATCCCCTTTATGAAGTTCAGGATCCTTTACCTGAGAAACTCCGCAGCTCTGTG AACGAGAGACTACAGTCAGATGTGATTGTGTGTCTTGTCATTGCTATCCTGTATTTTGCCATTCACGTCAGTACTGTCTTCATTGCCTTACAG CCTTTTTTGAGCTATGTTCTGTACGGTCTAGTCGGGGCAGTAGGGCTGTTGACTCACTATCTGTTGCCCCAGATGAGGAAGCAGTTACCCTGGTACTGTTTCTCACATCCGCTGCTCAAAACCAGGGAGTACTATCAGTTTGAGATCCGGG GTGCTGCCCATGTCATGTGGTTTGAGCGTACACATGTGTGGCTGCTCTTTGTAGAGAAAAACATCCTCTATCCACTCGTTGTGCTTAATGAGCTGAGTGGCAGCGCACAGGAGCTCGCCAGCCCCAGGAAACTCAACACAGA ggtgGGGGCTCTAGTGATAACTATCGCTGGGCTGAAGCTGCTGCGTTCTTCCTTCAGTAGTCCAACATATCAGTATGTCACGGTCCTCTTCACGGTCCTGTTCTTCACATTTGATTACCGGCAGTTGTCTGAGACATTGCTGCTGGATCTTTTCGTTATGTCCATCATTTTCAGCAAG TTATGGGAGCTCTTTTATAAGTTGAAGTTTGTTTATACCTACATCGCTCCTTGGCAGATTACCTGGGGCTCTGCCTTCCATGCCTTCGCCCAGCCGTTTGCAGTGCCAC ACTCTGCCATGTTGTTTGTACAGGCCATTGTATCTGCTGTGTTCTCCACTCCATTAAACCCTTTTCTTGGCAGTGCCATTTTCATCAGCTCCTACGTACGTCCTGTGCGCTTCTGGGAGAGAGAATACAA TACTAAGCGGGTCGATCACTCCAATACTAGACTTGCTTCACAGCTTGACAGAAACCCAG GTTCAGATGATAATAACCTGAACTCCATCTTCTATGAGCATTTGACGCGGTCCCTGCAGCATTCTCTATGTGGAGACCTGCAGCTGGGCCGCTGGGGAAACTACAGCACCGGAGACTGCTTCATCCTGGCATCTGATTACCTTAACGCTCTCGTTCACCTTGTTGAGATCGGCAACGGCCTCATCACTTTCCAGCTCAGAGGACTTGAGTTTAGAG GGACGTATTGTCAGCAGAGGGAGGTGGAGGCGATAACGGAGGGAGTTGAAGAAGATGAAAGCTGTTGTTGCTGTGAGCCTGGTCATCTCCCTCATCTGCTGTCATTTAATGCTGCTTTCGGGCAGCGCTGGTTGGCCTGGGAGGTTCTGGTCACTAAATACGCCCTGGAGGGCTACAGCATCACCGATAACAGTGCCGCGTCTATGCTGCAGGTGTTTGATCTGCGGCGAATCCTCACCACATACTACGTTAAG GGCATCATTTACTATGTCATTGCATCTCCTACACTGGAGGAGTGGCTGGCGAACGAAGCCCTTCTGGAGGGCTTGAAGAGCTGCGGAGAGCGAAACTATGTTGACCTAGATCCGACTTTTAACCCCAATATTGATGAAGACTATGACCACAGACTGGCTGGAATCTCCAGAGACAGTTTCTGCTCTATCTACCTCAGCTGGATCCAGTACTgcaactcacagagagagaag CCATTGGACAGTGAGAAAGACTCTGCTTTGGTTTTGCTGTGTTATGGTCTGTGTGTTTTGGGAAGGAGAGCTCTGGGAACTGCATCTCACCATATGTCCAG TAATCTAGAGTCTTTCCTGTATGGACTGCATGCCTTGTTTAAGGGAGATTTCCGGATCTCATCTGTAAGAGACGAATGGATCTTTACTGACATGGAACTGCTGAGGAAGGTGGTTGTCCCTGCAATTCGCATGTCTCTTAAACTGCACCAG GATCACTTCACCTCCCCTGATGAGTATGAGGAATCATCAGTGTTGTTCGAAGCGATTTCTTCACATGAGCAGACACTGGTGATTGCTCATGAGGGCGACCCGGCCTGGCGCAGTGCTGTCCTGTCAAACTCCCCCTCTCTGCTCGCCCTCAGACACGTGTTGGATGAAGGGACCAATGAATACAAGATCATCATGCTTAACAGACGCTACCTCAGCTTCAGGGTCATAAAG GTGAATAAGGAGTGTGTGCGCGGTCTGTGGGCTGGACAGCAACAGGAATTGGTGTTTTTGAGGAACCGAAACCCAGAGCGTGGAAGCATCCAGAATGCCAAACAAGCACTACGCAATATGATCAACTCTTCATGTGACCAGCCAATCGGATATCCCATCTATGTCTCACCTCTGACCACATCTTACTGTAATACACACCCCCAGCTGGGACACATACTGGGAGGACCAATTAGCATCGCCAACATACGAAACTTTATCGTCAACACATggcacag ACTGCGTAAGGGTTGTGGCGCTGGCTGTAACAGTGGCGGGAATGTTGAAGATTGTGATGCGGGTGGCTTGTCGTCTGGCAgtgggaattctgggaattctcGGACTGCAGCGAGTGATTCCCAGCACAGCTCAGGACCCACAGCGCTGCACGCTTACACAGCTCATTCTCTAG GTACGAGTCAGAGTTCTCAGTCAGTGCAGTCTGGCTTGGTTCGTCAGTCTCCTGCTCGTGCGTCTGTCATCAGTCAGTCGTCCTCGTATCGTCACAGCAGCAGCCGCCAGTCTTCACTCCGCACGTCTGTGACGGGTCTGGAGCCCTGCAGACGTTCCTCCAGCAGCCAGCTCTCTCTCCGCACGCTGCCTACCTCCCTCCAACTCCGGCTGGGCACCAACGCCTCGGCTGCCAACCCCGACCCACCCGGCCCCTCCAGCTCCCTCTCAGCTTACTCCATCCCCCCCTGCAAACGACATGCCCACACACTCGCCAGTCTGCTGGGAAACGAAGCCTTAGGGCTGGGGACAGACAACCATCCTCACCCCCACCATCATCTTCACTACatccaccatcatcatcacaatCCCTCGCTCTCCTGTCTGAGAAGGGATGACATCTCCTACAGGGTGCAG ATTGTGGATGTGAGTCAGGTGTTGGATGTAATGAATCATCCCAAGAGGAAGGAGCTGGTGTGGCCAGATGACAGCATGAGACAGAGATCTGGACGCAACTTTTGGAGGGACTGGGGTCCCCTAGAGGGCATGGAGGGTCAC GTGGTTCATCGTTGGGTGCCTTGCAGTCGTGATCCGGTTAGTCGGTCTCACATTGATAAGACCATCCTGCTGGTCCAGGTGGATGATAAATTGGTTCCCATTATAGAGACAGGAGTGATTGAACTGGGGGCAGAAGTGTGA